From the Thermoplasmata archaeon genome, the window TCCTCCCTGGTATCTCGCAACTATGTGTGCCTTCTCTGCCAGCACATCCGTAATCTTACCCTTGCCCTCGTCTCCCCACTGCGTGCCGACAATGACTGTTGCCTTGCTCATGATGAGAGGGAAGAAAAAGGGGATAATAGGAGTTGTGGTGATGCATAGCTCAAATTCTTTCCCAGTAAGAAATGTTTATATTAGCGCATTATATTACCCTATTGTAATTGTGTTCGGGAAGGGTAACCATTATGGAAGAAGAAAAAATAAGAGAAAGAATAATTCAGATTATTTCCGACTTACGAAAGCGGCCTTTAGATAAAATACTCGATCTGGATGAAGCAAACACTAAACAAACTATAATTTTACCAATCTTACAAGCATTGGGTTGGGACACAACAAACCCCGCAGAAGTAAGATGCGAGCAAAAGGTGGGCTCTCTGGCTGTGGATTATGCATTGCAGCATGCTGATAAAAATTGGGTGTTTTTGGAAGTAAAAAGACCTGTGGAAAACCTGGATAAGCATGAGGACCAGATTCTTAACTATTCTTTGGAGGAGGGTGTACCACTTGCAGTTCTAACAAACGGAATAGAGTGGAGATTTTATCTTCCGATGAAGCCAGGAGTGCCCAAAAAGGAGAGGCGATTTCTTACTTTCAACTTATTCAAGGAGGACAAAGAAAGAGTCACAGAAGAACTCTTCAAATTTCTGGCAAAGGAAAATGTGATTAGGAATGAATCACAAAAGATGGCTGAGGAGGAACTTGAAAGACAACAAATTCGGAAGAGGAGTATAGAAAAACTACCAGAGGCATGGAAAGAACTTTTGAAAGAACCCGACCCAGAGCTGGTAAAACTGGTATCAGAAAAAGTAAAGGAACTCTTTGGGTTTCTGCCGGTCGAAGAAGTTATCCGGGAGTTTCTAACGAACATAGCAAATAGAACACAAATTTATGTAACAGATATATCGATACCTCTGTCGTCTAAAACAGATGTACCGAAAGTAATGATTAAAAAGAACCATAAAAAAATAGGTACACCACAGTCAGAATATTGGAATCCGGTCCTAGAGGTAATTGAAGAAATGGGAGGAAGAGGAAAAAAATCTGAGATAAAGAATGGGGTATACGAAAAAATGAAACATAAACTAGTCCCAGAGGACTATGATCGCCTTAAGTCTACTCCTATTGAAAGATGGTGGGATAGAGCCGGTTGGGCAATACTAAATATGCAAATACAAGGTCTCCTTACTAACCCAGAACGTGGCATCTGGGAAATCACCGACAAAGGCAGAGAGTATCTTCGCCGTGCAAAATCCCAGTCTTGATTACTCCACCCCATACCTCCTGCACTCTGCATCCACAAAATCTTGGATTTTCTTGAGTTCTTCTGGCTTGTTCATCAGGTGCCTGAATCGTCCCTGCACCTTCAGGAATTCCACGACTGGCTTCCTTGGTTTCGGTGGCATCTTTGTCACTTTCAGCGCAGCCAGTCGAAGGCAGTGCATGTAGAAGAAAAAGGTAACAAAAATAAATTTAAATACATTACATTCTTAATGGAAGTAACATGAGAGATTCGCTGTTGGGGTCTGAAGGAACTGCCACCCAATAAATCCCCAATTGCATCAAATGGCTTATATGTTAAGGGTCAAGGAAATACTATGACAAACGAAACATTAAATCTTAAAGGTAAACAAATGCTCAAAAAAGCGGAAGATTTGAATTCTTTCTGGGCGTATAGCACAGAGAAGATACCAAAAGAGAATCAGTTAGTGCTTCTAGATAATGTTCAGTTTATTTATGAACTGGCACTAGCTCAACTTGAATTACAATCCCTCGGAACAAAGTTTGAAGTGACTAATGGGTTGAGGGAATTTAAACTTGTAGAAACAGAAGATGAGGAGAAGCTAAGGAAGAGACTGGCATACTTCAAGTTTGTAAGGGAAGCCCCTACTGACTATTTTCAGATTGTCCAGAGAAATAGAACCCGCTCAGTAAACCAATATCTTACACACTGGATTTATCCATACAAGGGAAAGTTTCATCCCCAAATGATAAGAGCGCTTTTAAATGTTATCGGACTTGAAAAAGGAGATACTGTCCTTGACCCATTCATTGGAAGTGGGACCACTGCTGTTGAGGCCCAGCTTTTAGGAATAAATTGCATTGGAATTGATGTCTCACCACTATGCGTCCTTCAGAGTAGGGTAAAAACAGAGTCCATTGAGGTTCTACCCCAGATTATGGAATGGAAAGATGAAATAACCAGGAGATTAAAACCTTCTTTGTACAACATAGAGGGTAAAACTATCGATGACGCAATTAGTTCAATTCCCGATGATAAGGTGAAGAATTTCTACAGGATGGTAAAGCTTGTTGCTATAAGCGACAATGCTAGGCGAGGGCGGGATTTTTGCAATGCATTCCTTAAGAATCTGGACGCCATGATACATTCAATTTCGGACTTTGTAGAAATTGTTAAGAAACTAAACCTAAATGTAGGTCACATAAATATTATGACTGGTGATGCAAGAGCACTAAAATTAAAAGATGATAGTATTGACGGTATAGTTACCTCGCCACCTTATTCAATTGCTCTGGACTATGTTTCCAACGACGCCCATGCTTTAAAGGAACTTGGGTATAATCTTTCTGAAATCAGAGAGGAATTTGTCGGGGTTAGAGGGAAGGGCAAAATGAGGATTGATTTGTACAATGAAGATATGAAAAAAAGCTTGGAGGAAATGCATAGAGTACTGAAACCTGATAGATACGCCGCAATTGTTATTGGAAATGCAACCTATATGGGACAGGAAGTAAAAACTGTCGAGTTTCTTCTTGATTATGCGGAGAAAATTGGGTTCAAAATGGTTAAGAATATAGATAAAATTATTTTTGGACTTTATAATGTGATGCAGAAGGAAAACATATTGATTTTCCAAAAAGAGGGATAATGATGTCCGAAGAGATTGAAAAAATTAGGGAATACCAGAAAGTAATAAGAGAGATACTATCTGCCTTCGAAAGTGTTTCATTTCCTGTAATTGTTGAGTCATCGACTGGATTTAAGGTGCTTAGCATAGACAAGGATAGAGATAATGACTTAATTGAGGACATTTCCTCTGTTGCCAGGTCTATCGTATTAAGGTACCACAACCAGCCTATAAACAGGGACACCTATAGGAAGGTGATAAAGAGGAAGGCAAATGCGTTTAGACCAAATGAAGTGGGAAGAATTCTTGAATATGAAATTTGTAATACTCCGAAAGATTTCAAAACGATAAAGGAAATAGTATCTTTAAAGCAGGTTGGCTATCCGGACATCAAGATAATAGACAAGACAAACAAAGTTATCTTCGTGGACATAAAAGCTACTACAAGACCAGATGTAGGTTCTCCACGAGATTTTTATTATTCGACAAAAGAAAAAACAATTGAAAAAA encodes:
- a CDS encoding winged helix-turn-helix domain-containing protein, which codes for MEEEKIRERIIQIISDLRKRPLDKILDLDEANTKQTIILPILQALGWDTTNPAEVRCEQKVGSLAVDYALQHADKNWVFLEVKRPVENLDKHEDQILNYSLEEGVPLAVLTNGIEWRFYLPMKPGVPKKERRFLTFNLFKEDKERVTEELFKFLAKENVIRNESQKMAEEELERQQIRKRSIEKLPEAWKELLKEPDPELVKLVSEKVKELFGFLPVEEVIREFLTNIANRTQIYVTDISIPLSSKTDVPKVMIKKNHKKIGTPQSEYWNPVLEVIEEMGGRGKKSEIKNGVYEKMKHKLVPEDYDRLKSTPIERWWDRAGWAILNMQIQGLLTNPERGIWEITDKGREYLRRAKSQS
- a CDS encoding DNA methyltransferase, whose protein sequence is MTNETLNLKGKQMLKKAEDLNSFWAYSTEKIPKENQLVLLDNVQFIYELALAQLELQSLGTKFEVTNGLREFKLVETEDEEKLRKRLAYFKFVREAPTDYFQIVQRNRTRSVNQYLTHWIYPYKGKFHPQMIRALLNVIGLEKGDTVLDPFIGSGTTAVEAQLLGINCIGIDVSPLCVLQSRVKTESIEVLPQIMEWKDEITRRLKPSLYNIEGKTIDDAISSIPDDKVKNFYRMVKLVAISDNARRGRDFCNAFLKNLDAMIHSISDFVEIVKKLNLNVGHINIMTGDARALKLKDDSIDGIVTSPPYSIALDYVSNDAHALKELGYNLSEIREEFVGVRGKGKMRIDLYNEDMKKSLEEMHRVLKPDRYAAIVIGNATYMGQEVKTVEFLLDYAEKIGFKMVKNIDKIIFGLYNVMQKENILIFQKEG